A genomic segment from Candidatus Brocadia sinica JPN1 encodes:
- a CDS encoding PLP-dependent cysteine synthase family protein produces the protein MATIVTKGKNAKHISKKPSHTSILDKVGNTPLLRVARITKELKNKDVEVYAKAEWFNPGGSVKDRPALRIIEEAEKSGRLKHDKIIIDSTSGNTGIAYALIGASKGYKVTLVMPLNVSEERKRIVRAFGATMVFTDPLQGSDGAMLEAKRMVNEKPSRYFYADQYNNPANWKAHFETTGVEIWEQTAGEVNYFVACLGTSGTLMGTGRRLKEYNPDIQVIAVEPATPIHGLEGMKHMATSIVPGIYDDHFPDRKIAVETEEAYEAVKRLAAEEGFFVGYSSGAALVASLKIASEIERGTIVTVFPDRGDRYLSTSFWAGV, from the coding sequence ATGGCAACTATCGTGACAAAGGGAAAAAACGCGAAACACATATCAAAAAAGCCTTCCCATACTTCAATTTTGGATAAAGTAGGAAATACTCCCCTTTTAAGGGTTGCCAGAATTACAAAAGAATTAAAAAATAAGGATGTGGAAGTCTACGCCAAGGCAGAATGGTTTAATCCGGGCGGGTCAGTAAAGGACCGGCCAGCCTTGCGGATTATAGAAGAGGCAGAGAAATCAGGAAGACTAAAGCATGATAAAATTATCATAGACTCAACTTCCGGAAATACCGGCATTGCTTATGCCCTCATTGGCGCCTCGAAAGGATATAAAGTAACTTTGGTGATGCCTTTGAACGTTAGCGAAGAAAGAAAGAGAATTGTACGTGCCTTTGGAGCTACCATGGTGTTTACGGACCCATTGCAGGGCTCTGATGGCGCCATGTTAGAAGCGAAAAGGATGGTAAATGAAAAGCCTTCAAGGTATTTTTACGCAGATCAGTATAATAACCCCGCGAATTGGAAGGCGCATTTTGAAACAACAGGTGTGGAGATATGGGAGCAAACGGCGGGTGAAGTGAATTATTTTGTCGCATGTCTGGGTACAAGCGGTACCCTTATGGGTACGGGGCGGCGTTTGAAGGAATACAATCCTGATATTCAGGTGATAGCAGTTGAGCCGGCTACTCCAATTCACGGATTGGAAGGTATGAAACATATGGCGACTTCAATTGTCCCGGGTATTTACGATGACCATTTTCCTGATAGAAAGATAGCGGTAGAGACAGAAGAAGCTTACGAGGCTGTGAAGAGGCTTGCGGCCGAAGAGGGATTTTTTGTGGGATACTCTTCAGGCGCTGCGCTTGTTGCATCGTTGAAGATTGCGAGTGAAATTGAGAGAGGTACAATTGTTACGGTTTTTCCCGATAGGGGCGATCGTTATTTGAGTACAAGTTTTTGGGCAGGCGTGTAA
- the lysA gene encoding diaminopimelate decarboxylase, with protein MDIFDYSGNTLFCEKVKIEDIVSEVGTPAYIYSKSAILARYRELKTAFQDVDTLICFSVKSNSNLSLCKVLAEEGSGFDVVSGGELFRAIKAGGDPSKIVFAGVGKTDKEITYALENDIFMFNVESLAELEHINVLAQESGKVPRIALRINPDIDAKTHAKTTTGKKENKFGIDFTEAERIIKQSALYQNVALCGLHVHLGSPIYTVDPYVRALKKVVKFVNNCRDAGLDIEFMNIGGGYCISYSGEKVIGPKEYALKILPLVKEMQCNLILEPGRFIVGNSGILVTRVIYTKETVHGKKFIICDAAMNDLIRPALYDAFHRIWPVNTAIRMPKVENSDKSPLKTGMDLVDIVGPVCESSDVFAANRALPRVKEGDLLAIFSAGAYGFSMSSSYNSRPRPCEVLVEGDRYCIIRKRETYEDLVRGENFT; from the coding sequence ATGGATATATTTGATTACAGTGGTAATACACTTTTTTGTGAGAAGGTAAAGATAGAAGATATTGTGTCAGAGGTTGGGACACCTGCCTATATTTATAGTAAAAGTGCGATTTTGGCGCGGTATCGTGAATTAAAAACGGCATTTCAGGATGTCGATACGCTGATCTGTTTTTCTGTGAAGTCCAATTCGAACCTCTCTCTCTGTAAGGTTTTGGCAGAGGAAGGATCGGGTTTCGATGTGGTTTCCGGAGGTGAGTTGTTTCGGGCAATTAAGGCTGGCGGCGATCCGTCAAAGATTGTGTTTGCTGGTGTGGGAAAAACAGACAAGGAGATAACATATGCCCTGGAGAATGACATTTTTATGTTTAATGTAGAATCGCTGGCAGAACTCGAGCATATTAATGTCCTGGCCCAGGAGTCAGGAAAGGTGCCAAGGATAGCCTTGCGAATCAATCCGGATATCGATGCAAAAACGCATGCGAAGACTACTACGGGGAAAAAGGAAAACAAATTCGGTATCGATTTTACCGAAGCCGAAAGGATTATTAAGCAATCTGCACTCTATCAGAATGTCGCCCTGTGCGGCTTACATGTACACCTGGGTTCACCTATTTATACGGTTGACCCTTATGTTCGCGCCCTTAAGAAGGTAGTGAAGTTTGTTAATAACTGCAGAGATGCGGGGCTGGATATTGAGTTTATGAACATAGGAGGCGGCTATTGTATCTCATATTCAGGGGAAAAAGTAATAGGACCGAAAGAGTATGCATTGAAAATACTCCCGCTGGTGAAAGAGATGCAATGTAATCTCATTCTGGAGCCGGGACGGTTTATTGTGGGAAATTCCGGGATTTTGGTTACCAGGGTAATTTATACAAAAGAGACCGTGCATGGTAAAAAATTTATTATTTGTGATGCGGCCATGAATGATCTGATACGTCCTGCCCTTTATGATGCCTTTCACAGGATATGGCCGGTAAATACAGCTATAAGGATGCCAAAGGTGGAAAATTCTGATAAATCCCCGCTAAAAACGGGTATGGATTTGGTAGATATTGTGGGTCCGGTTTGTGAGAGTAGCGATGTCTTTGCAGCCAATAGGGCACTACCCAGGGTAAAAGAGGGGGATTTGCTGGCGATATTCAGCGCCGGTGCGTATGGTTTTTCGATGAGTTCCAGCTACAATTCTCGTCCGCGTCCGTGTGAAGTGCTGGTAGAGGGTGATCGGTATTGTATCATCAGGAAAAGAGAGACATACGAAGATTTAGTCAGAGGTGAAAACTTTACGTAG
- a CDS encoding 4Fe-4S binding protein encodes MAEKTMTQRIDLNELKSGGFIKQTQKDLFTVRLKVPGGRITPEKLLKIAEVAKKYSRLGYCHLSFRQSVEIIGVHINDFDAVVKELATVGQKVASCGPRVRVPTACGGCEYNPNGIMDTQSKALEVDEKFFGTPCPHKFKMGFSGCPIDCTRTREMDLGFQGVVYPVWSKDLCNGCTLCAKACQEGAIVSDKEGRPMFDESKCVYCGDCIRACPTDAWKDKKKGWLVRVGGKHGRHPREANEVANFLPDNKVNDFIDATVKWYKENGKPKERIGSCIDRVGLEKFRKEVVGTLVKSS; translated from the coding sequence ATGGCGGAAAAGACTATGACACAGAGAATCGACCTGAATGAATTGAAATCTGGCGGTTTTATAAAACAGACGCAAAAAGACCTCTTTACCGTACGGTTAAAGGTTCCTGGTGGGAGGATTACTCCTGAAAAGCTGTTGAAAATTGCAGAGGTTGCGAAGAAATACAGTCGCCTAGGATACTGTCACTTGAGTTTCAGACAATCGGTGGAGATCATTGGTGTTCACATTAATGACTTCGATGCGGTGGTGAAAGAATTGGCAACGGTGGGACAGAAAGTGGCCTCCTGCGGTCCGAGGGTTAGGGTGCCTACGGCGTGCGGTGGTTGCGAATACAATCCCAATGGAATTATGGATACACAATCCAAGGCATTAGAGGTCGACGAGAAGTTTTTTGGCACGCCGTGTCCTCATAAATTTAAAATGGGATTTTCTGGATGTCCGATTGATTGTACAAGGACACGGGAGATGGATCTTGGGTTTCAGGGAGTAGTTTATCCGGTGTGGAGCAAAGATCTCTGTAATGGCTGTACCTTATGCGCCAAGGCCTGCCAGGAGGGCGCAATTGTCTCCGATAAAGAGGGTAGACCAATGTTTGATGAATCGAAATGTGTCTATTGCGGTGATTGTATCAGGGCTTGTCCGACGGATGCCTGGAAGGACAAAAAGAAGGGCTGGTTGGTGCGTGTAGGTGGAAAACATGGACGACACCCGCGGGAGGCGAATGAAGTAGCAAATTTTTTGCCCGATAATAAAGTAAACGATTTTATTGATGCAACGGTAAAATGGTATAAAGAGAACGGTAAACCTAAGGAAAGAATCGGTTCCTGTATAGACCGCGTAGGTTTGGAAAAGTTCAGGAAAGAAGTCGTGGGTACATTGGTAAAATCCTCATAA
- a CDS encoding precorrin-2 dehydrogenase/sirohydrochlorin ferrochelatase family protein → MAKYYPIFLNIQDKKCVVVGGGDVAWRKVCSLKDAGAKVTVVSPEFCPELEKETGIERVRQKYDSKFLKEAALVVASTDDGAVNKMIYSDAVERGILVNVVDKPEFCSFIVPSSVMRGDLCISISTGGASPALARNIREFLEKQFGDEYGEFTKLLSEMRRKILSEIREESVRRDILQRIAGLDMLELVKKKGVLEAKKKMIEIVSEKISKDN, encoded by the coding sequence ATGGCAAAATATTATCCTATATTCCTGAATATTCAGGATAAGAAGTGTGTGGTGGTGGGTGGCGGTGACGTTGCCTGGCGCAAAGTGTGCAGTCTGAAGGATGCCGGCGCAAAGGTAACGGTGGTATCTCCTGAGTTTTGCCCGGAATTGGAAAAAGAAACGGGGATTGAACGGGTGAGACAGAAATATGACTCAAAATTTCTGAAAGAAGCGGCGCTCGTCGTCGCTTCTACAGATGATGGCGCGGTGAACAAAATGATTTATTCCGATGCTGTCGAAAGGGGAATCCTGGTAAATGTTGTCGATAAACCGGAATTTTGTTCTTTTATTGTGCCTTCATCCGTTATGCGGGGCGATCTCTGTATTAGTATCTCAACGGGAGGAGCAAGTCCAGCTTTAGCTCGCAATATAAGGGAATTTCTGGAAAAACAGTTTGGAGATGAATATGGCGAATTTACAAAACTTTTATCAGAGATGCGGCGAAAGATACTTTCCGAGATAAGAGAAGAATCTGTAAGGCGAGATATCTTACAGCGAATTGCGGGGCTTGATATGCTTGAGTTAGTTAAGAAAAAAGGTGTTCTGGAGGCAAAAAAGAAGATGATTGAGATCGTTTCTGAAAAAATCTCAAAGGATAATTAA
- a CDS encoding DsrE/DsrF/DrsH-like family protein, whose amino-acid sequence MKDKKKFVIFAHGGTYDKLYQIVTLAITAASMGRETYIFLFFWALKRFVNEEFDVTKLSAEYGEEGKRLSKRMEEINPISLKELLRDVRAMGNLKVYACTGAVKLMELEESVVRSRVDDILGLTTLLEIADGAETQLFV is encoded by the coding sequence GTGAAAGATAAAAAAAAATTCGTTATCTTTGCTCATGGCGGCACCTATGATAAACTCTATCAGATTGTTACTCTGGCTATAACAGCGGCATCAATGGGAAGAGAAACGTATATTTTTCTCTTTTTTTGGGCATTGAAAAGGTTTGTGAATGAAGAGTTTGATGTAACAAAGCTATCTGCTGAATATGGTGAAGAGGGAAAGAGGTTATCAAAACGGATGGAGGAGATCAATCCAATCTCGCTCAAAGAACTCCTCCGCGATGTAAGAGCTATGGGGAATTTAAAAGTTTATGCGTGTACAGGCGCTGTAAAATTGATGGAACTGGAAGAATCCGTTGTCAGATCACGGGTTGATGATATCCTGGGATTAACTACCCTTCTGGAAATAGCTGATGGTGCAGAAACACAGTTATTTGTATGA